TTCGGGAGCAGGAACTgcgctctgattggttacaTTTTGGGCAGGTACTCTGGTACGAGTTGGTTGAGATGGGAAATTTATAGAAATAGAAATTGTGAGCTATGTGAGGTGTGAGCTCTGTTCGAAACCTGTCTGGCAGTGAAGGACCGCTCTCTTCTCCCTCATCCTTGAATGTGAGTGGAGGAACAGTGGATCCATCAAGGGAGCGGTGCTGACCTGGAAGATGACCGGATCATTGATCTCCATTAAGTGTCTCCTTTAATTAAACAACCGacctttttaaattattttggttttggtttttctAGACCAGGCGGAGCATCATCTGAAGCGTCTGAAAACCACGGCATAACTGAAACAGCTGAAATAAGCATCAGTTTAAGTGTCCCATTAAGGCAGAAAATCGGATTTGTGTTACTTCAAACTTGTTATATGGACGTAGCCATATACGCCACTCATATCTAGAGTCTGATGGATTCAAGTCTGCACAAATTTGCAAACTTTCACAAACAGTGTCACGGCTaattaaatgataataataagaagtaTGTAAATAGAACTATGTAATCGTTAGCGTTATAGGGCGTGTCCAAAGCAGATCAGTTGAGCTGTGAGCAGACAGCGTTCGAAATATTTGAACAGATGAGCACACCTTATCACTGTAGTTGATGTAGCCCGCGTGCGTCGTGTTCACTGGCTCCGCCCCTTCATAATGACGCCGTGTGAGGCTGCGCTGCACGGGCCACCACACGCACTCTGTCCAGCGCTTGTGCAGAAGCTCACGCCTCCTCGCTCTAAGCATGTCTCTGTGGTTCAGGAAACGTTCCAGATcctgcacacgcacacagaaaACATCCTGGTCCCGGATCGGCTATTTCATTTCGTATTCGTCATGGATTTCATGACGCTCCAGACGTCCACACACACCTTGATGAATCCGTTCTCGGTGTCCAGCAGCGGCTGTGTGATGGCGTCGGCCTCCTGTCGCTCTGAAAGGAACTGATCCTGTAACAGAGCCGCGTGCTGTTTCtttcagaaagaaaaggaagaaaacctGAGTGCTGACGTGAGTGTTCTACCTGTAGTCGTTTTACTGAGcggtgaaagagtgtgtgtgcctCATCAGCCTCTGTTCCTGGGCGTCTAACGACTCTGGATGATTTCTGAGGCACACTTCTAACATACGGACTCTCCAGTACTGATGATGACTTCTGCCCGTCACTTCTGGGAGACTGAGGAAGGAAAATGGACAGGAGTCATGAGTTACAGTATCCTCACTGGTGTACTGCTGTGCTGTAAAGTGCCTCACCGTATGGTGGAGCAGATGTGGTGGGACAGGTTTGTGGAGGGTTATCACGCCGCTGTAATCTTTTCTGCGTTTAGTCAGCATTACTAAAACAGAAGTGTTTCATCATGTGACAACTCAGAAGTGCATcccatatttatatataaaatatataatcgaCATATTTCTGCTGACACTTAACGTTGTTGTATATATTCACATTGCAGGGCATTTGAACTGAGTTAACAAACAGCAGTGAAATGTTTTATGAGTGAAGTCTGAAAGAAAACAGACGCatacaaatattataatatactgACGTCTTGAAGTGAATTTAATACACGTGAGCATTTTACGTGCATCCTGTTTAAACTATGTGTATTTAGGTAATTAAGTCAAAGTGAatttggttattattattattattattgttatgtatATTGAACAATGAGATACTGCTATATATCGTCCTATAGTGCTACATTACACACTTAAAAGTTTAAAAGGACACTAAATTTCTTACTGAACTGATCTACTAATTCACATAGTTGTTATTTTTAGtactactttatttatttattttaaatgtcatgaTGTTACTTTTAAGTTTTACAACACAGGATCACAATACTATTCAGTTGTTTATCTTTAAAGCAGTGTAATAAATATctagaattatttttttctcaacatACATCTGAATTTTACATTTAACGTATATTATTtgcatacattatattatattatattatattatattagggGAGACCAGGTATGGTTGTAACATGGGGGAGGGTTGTAACGCTACCAATTCCACCAATCAGGGATAAGATAGGTGTCGTATGATCATTTCAGTGTTTACACGCTTCCTCCCCGATCCCACATGGTAGTTGTCAAGGCTGGAAACAGGCGCATACAGATtctacagaggaaaaaaaacatggattttGAGGttaagaaaatacattttctgacCAAGACTATATTTACTTATACCAGGGGTTGGGAACCTATGGCTCGCGAACCATATACGGCTTTTTCAATTATTGCCTTTGGCTCAAtggcaagagaaaaaaaaacaaaaaaaaaaacaggaatcaCAAAAGCTTGTGTGTCGattcaattaaaactctacgtactacatattttaaaatattacataattcataatcgATGCCCGTTTGTCACGAATACACCAACCTGCGGCACAACAAGCTCAAATTTCACTGGACAATGTGAAGGAGAGCGGAAATTTCCCGGTCTAATTCATAAATCGATTGAAAACTACATAGTGGTTTGgctaaaagagagaaaaaaaaagacgacgAGTATAGTTCTTTCCAGTCTGAACGCACAGACGGATTTACATTTGTGGAAGTCGCATTAATGGTAAGTAGTATTCAATTTCCTCTTACTTACGTACTGCATCCTGTATTGATTTAACATTTGATGAAACGATCATAGTTGGTTTAAATGAAGTCcaagtgccacctacaggcctattaGGTGAAGTGCGGGCTGTTAGGTCAAGAGCATGCAAACTGTCAAAtggcttttatttatattatttataaaaaaagttaaactattctctggctctttaaagaaaaaaaatcattacttttttattattttttttatttttatttttttatggctCTGTCAGCTGAAAAGTTTCCCAACCTCCGACTTATACTATTCCAGATAAAATCATGACTTATATTAGCTGAAACTGGAGTTTCTCAGGTAACATGTGAAGCAATTTTTCTTTGCTTCTTTTGTCTAATTGGTACAACTTACCCCAGCATGTATTACAACTCATACGTATTCGACTCAGAAGATCTGTGATATTCTTACAGAGGTTTGAATTGGTGCCATTTGTCCTAAACAAAAGTGGGTTCTTTGTATAAAGTTTGAGAACTCATAAATTCAGTGAATTACAAGTGCTGAGGTAAAAAAGTGCTGCAACCATACCCGGTCTCCCCTATGGTTTTAGTATGCGTTGTATTTAACTGAACGTTATTTAGCTAGCTTAAACTGCAACATTAATATGTTTAAAGTCAAACATAAAggaacaagtttttttttttttttaagagttcaACCATTACACTTACATAGCTTTTCCATCGACAGATTagaatattttctaatattgtttaaactaattaaacacatttaaaaaaaaaaaaaaaaaaaaaaa
This genomic interval from Ictalurus furcatus strain D&B chromosome 2, Billie_1.0, whole genome shotgun sequence contains the following:
- the fam228a gene encoding protein FAM228A isoform X1, yielding MEKLLMLTKRRKDYSGVITLHKPVPPHLLHHTSPRSDGQKSSSVLESPYVRSVPQKSSRVVRRPGTEADEAHTLFHRSVKRLQDQFLSERQEADAITQPLLDTENGFIKDLERFLNHRDMLRARRRELLHKRWTECVWWPVQRSLTRRHYEGAEPVNTTHAGYINYSDKVSTAPLMDPLFLHSHSRMREKRAVLHCQTGCVGCQWVASVEEQSRNERDLYGGSRSQGPVYMATADGRCYGPECWSAIGLSRRYSMKS
- the fam228a gene encoding protein FAM228A isoform X2; translation: MPCNVNIYNNVKLMLTKRRKDYSGVITLHKPVPPHLLHHTSPRSDGQKSSSVLESPYVRSVPQKSSRVVRRPGTEADEAHTLFHRSVKRLQDQFLSERQEADAITQPLLDTENGFIKDLERFLNHRDMLRARRRELLHKRWTECVWWPVQRSLTRRHYEGAEPVNTTHAGYINYSDKVSTAPLMDPLFLHSHSRMREKRAVLHCQTGCVGCQWVASVEEQSRNERDLYGGSRSQGPVYMATADGRCYGPECWSAIGLSRRYSMKS
- the fam228a gene encoding protein FAM228A isoform X3, which codes for MLTKRRKDYSGVITLHKPVPPHLLHHTSPRSDGQKSSSVLESPYVRSVPQKSSRVVRRPGTEADEAHTLFHRSVKRLQDQFLSERQEADAITQPLLDTENGFIKDLERFLNHRDMLRARRRELLHKRWTECVWWPVQRSLTRRHYEGAEPVNTTHAGYINYSDKVSTAPLMDPLFLHSHSRMREKRAVLHCQTGCVGCQWVASVEEQSRNERDLYGGSRSQGPVYMATADGRCYGPECWSAIGLSRRYSMKS